The following proteins are co-located in the Bacillus pumilus genome:
- a CDS encoding isocitrate/isopropylmalate dehydrogenase family protein, whose protein sequence is MQSYRIGVLKGDGIGPEIVQASMRILKAALSQFHESFVEFVECPIGFEAIHSPHQDPVPTSTKDELKKCHGWILGPHDSASYPDIFKERRNPSGELRHTFDLFANIRPSQSLPGVQSLARDVDLVIFRENTEGFYPDRNMYHGVGEWLITPDVAISTGVFTKKAITRIAHAAFQSAMERRRKVTIVHKANVIKLGSGLFLQTCQEVAKAYPQVAVEDVHIDAMAAHLVRRASDFDVIVTENMFGDILSDLTGELVGSLGIAPSLNCNENQAMAQAAHGSAPDIAGQNIANPMGLILSTVMLCDWLHVKYKDERLKKTAALIERTLHEIMKMNVKTKDLGGNEATTQFTEAFIQTMNSNK, encoded by the coding sequence ATGCAGTCATATCGAATCGGGGTATTGAAAGGAGATGGGATTGGGCCAGAAATTGTACAAGCAAGTATGCGCATCTTAAAGGCAGCGCTGTCACAGTTTCATGAGTCATTTGTGGAATTTGTAGAATGTCCAATCGGTTTTGAAGCGATCCATTCTCCTCACCAAGATCCTGTGCCGACATCTACTAAAGACGAATTGAAAAAATGCCACGGGTGGATTTTAGGGCCTCATGATTCTGCATCATACCCAGACATATTTAAAGAGAGGAGGAATCCAAGCGGAGAGCTCCGTCATACGTTTGATCTATTTGCGAACATTCGTCCGTCTCAATCGTTACCAGGGGTACAAAGCCTTGCACGAGACGTCGATCTCGTCATTTTTCGAGAAAATACAGAAGGCTTCTATCCAGATCGGAACATGTATCATGGGGTAGGAGAGTGGTTGATTACACCAGATGTCGCTATATCTACAGGTGTATTTACAAAAAAAGCGATTACACGTATTGCCCATGCAGCCTTTCAAAGTGCGATGGAGCGCAGGCGAAAGGTTACTATTGTTCATAAGGCAAACGTTATCAAATTAGGGTCTGGTTTGTTTTTGCAAACATGCCAAGAGGTAGCAAAAGCGTATCCGCAAGTGGCGGTAGAGGATGTACATATCGATGCAATGGCGGCTCACTTGGTGAGACGTGCAAGTGATTTTGATGTGATTGTGACAGAGAATATGTTTGGTGATATTTTATCAGATTTAACAGGGGAACTAGTCGGAAGTTTAGGAATAGCCCCTTCATTAAATTGTAACGAAAACCAAGCCATGGCACAGGCAGCACATGGATCAGCACCGGATATCGCTGGGCAAAATATTGCCAATCCAATGGGCTTGATTCTTTCTACAGTGATGCTTTGTGACTGGTTACATGTGAAATATAAAGATGAAAGGTTAAAAAAGACGGCTGCTCTTATCGAACGTACACTTCATGAGATCATGAAAATGAACGTTAAAACGAAGGATTTAGGAGGAAACGAGGCGACGACACAATTCACAGAGGCATTCATTCAAACCATGAATTCAAATAAATAG
- a CDS encoding class I SAM-dependent methyltransferase, giving the protein MFSYYGSLSTELYDFTKPVGYSIEGDIDYYLERLKGTKGKVLEAAVGSGRFLIPLIESGFIVDGIDYSTEMLDSCRKRCKERGLNPKLYEGNLSSFSLETKYKTIVIPRGSFCLIESLMDAKEALKCFYHHLMPGGRVVVDLQLPINWRTGEITTAAFPLSDEEGISLESKSIEINWIDQYTLTYLKYEKWRKGKLIDTELQKFAMRWYGIEEFKLILESIGFSNITCSADYTYKKEPSKDTQLITFEAVRK; this is encoded by the coding sequence ATGTTTAGTTATTATGGTTCATTAAGTACGGAATTATATGATTTTACGAAACCAGTGGGGTATTCAATTGAGGGTGATATTGATTATTATCTTGAAAGGTTAAAAGGGACTAAAGGGAAGGTACTTGAAGCTGCTGTCGGTTCGGGGAGATTCTTAATTCCCTTAATTGAAAGTGGGTTTATTGTTGATGGAATTGACTATTCGACAGAAATGTTAGATTCTTGTCGGAAACGATGCAAAGAAAGGGGCTTAAATCCAAAGCTCTATGAAGGTAACTTAAGTAGTTTTTCTTTGGAAACAAAGTATAAAACTATCGTTATACCTAGAGGCTCCTTTTGCTTGATTGAAAGTTTAATGGATGCTAAAGAAGCTCTAAAATGCTTTTATCATCATTTAATGCCAGGAGGACGTGTAGTAGTTGATTTACAATTACCAATCAATTGGCGTACAGGAGAAATTACTACTGCAGCCTTTCCTCTTTCTGACGAAGAAGGCATTTCTTTAGAAAGCAAATCAATTGAAATAAACTGGATCGATCAATATACCTTAACTTATTTAAAGTATGAGAAATGGAGAAAAGGTAAGCTGATAGACACAGAATTACAGAAGTTCGCAATGAGATGGTATGGAATTGAAGAATTCAAACTTATATTAGAAAGCATTGGTTTTTCTAATATTACTTGTTCTGCGGACTATACTTATAAAAAAGAACCATCCAAAGATACCCAACTCATTACATTTGAAGCTGTACGAAAATAA